CCTGAGCGAGGACGATCCCGGCCAGCCGATCGTCTTCTCCGAGGAGTTCCCCACGCCCAGCAAACGCGGAAAGATGGTGCCGGCAACGGTCATTTCGCCCGACGAAACGCCGGACGAGGACTTCCCCATGGTGCTGACCACGGGCCGAATGCTGGAGCACTGGCACACAGGTGCGATGACACGCCGCGCCACGCTGCTCGATAGCCTGGAGCCCGAAGCCATCGCCACGATGGCACCGTCCGACATGGAGAAGCTCGGCCTCGCACCGGGCGAGCAGATCCGGATCTCGACCCGGCGCGGCACGATCGAGGCCAGGGCGCGGATCGACGCCGGCATTCAGCCCGGCATGGTCTTCGTGCCGTTCTGCTTCGTCGAGGCAGCCGCCAACATGCTGACCAACGCCGCACTTGATCCCTACGGCAAGATCCCGGAGTTCAAGTTCTGCGCCGTCCGCGTCGACAAGGCAGCACTGCCGGAGGCCGCGGAGTAGTCCGCCGTTGACCGCCAAACACATCTGGACCGATCGCTGGGCCGATCCGAAGGAGATCTTTGACGGTCTGACCGACGACTACGATCGGTATCGGCCACACTATGCCGTGGCGTCGCTGGAGTATGCCCGTCGTTATGCGGGAACGGTCGACCGGCTGGTCGATCTGGCGAGCGGGACCGGCATTCTGACGCGGTCGTTGCGTGCGGTGTTTCCGGGATCCGAGATAATCGGGGCGGAACCGGGCCAGGACATGCTGATCGAATCAGCGCGCAAGACCGATGTCGCATTCGGCATCCGTTGGATGGCGGCCCGCGCCGAGTCGCTCTCGTTCGCTGACGACAGTATCGACCTCATCGCGGTCGGCCAGGCCATGCACTGGTTCGACCGCGCGATCTTCTATCAGGAGTGCCGTCGTGTGCTGCATCCCGGCGACACGCTGGCCGTGTTCTACAACAACCGCATCAAGGGGTCGGCGATCGCCCAGGCGCACGAAGCGCTGCTTGAACGTGTCTCGCCGGGCTACTGGCGCGGCTATCGCGACTACGACACTTACGGCGAGCTTCGGGATCATCCCGAGACCAGAGACGTCGAGCAGCACCGGCATGTCTGGGACTGGGATCGCACGTTGCCCGAGTTCATCGGCTACATCCGATCGACGTCCCACTACAAGGCCGCGTTGCGAACCATGCCGGAGA
This is a stretch of genomic DNA from Rhodospirillales bacterium. It encodes these proteins:
- a CDS encoding class I SAM-dependent methyltransferase, translating into MTAKHIWTDRWADPKEIFDGLTDDYDRYRPHYAVASLEYARRYAGTVDRLVDLASGTGILTRSLRAVFPGSEIIGAEPGQDMLIESARKTDVAFGIRWMAARAESLSFADDSIDLIAVGQAMHWFDRAIFYQECRRVLHPGDTLAVFYNNRIKGSAIAQAHEALLERVSPGYWRGYRDYDTYGELRDHPETRDVEQHRHVWDWDRTLPEFIGYIRSTSHYKAALRTMPETRLLAELEHAMAPFADDNGILRVPYETVTTLARFG